The proteins below come from a single Paracoccus sp. SCSIO 75233 genomic window:
- a CDS encoding branched-chain amino acid ABC transporter permease: protein MMEQFFYASEVFINGLMTGVMYALVALGFVLIYKASGVFNYAQGVLALFAALTLVGIMEGQVPFRHIINAIFGTHLENFGWTVGPVLAILLTAGVMVLLAILIEKLVLQHLVGQEPIILFMATIGLAYFLEGLGDVMWGADIKTLDVGLPQGISESIETATYNLFGYGFFIDRLDIWATIIAALLVAALVAFSQYTKQGRAMRAVADDHQAALSVGISLQFIWIMVWSIAGFVALVAGIMWGTKSGVQFSLSLIALKALPVLMLGGFTSIPGAIVGGLIIGVGEKLFEFWVGPLVGGATENWFAYVLALIFLVFRPQGLFGERIIERV from the coding sequence CTGATGGAGCAGTTTTTCTACGCCTCCGAGGTGTTCATCAACGGGCTGATGACCGGGGTGATGTACGCCCTTGTCGCGCTCGGTTTCGTGCTGATCTACAAGGCATCTGGCGTGTTCAACTATGCGCAAGGCGTGCTGGCGCTGTTCGCGGCGCTGACGCTCGTCGGCATCATGGAAGGGCAGGTGCCGTTCCGCCATATCATCAACGCGATCTTCGGTACGCATCTGGAGAATTTCGGCTGGACGGTCGGCCCGGTGCTGGCGATCCTGCTGACGGCGGGTGTGATGGTGCTGCTGGCGATCCTGATCGAGAAGCTGGTGCTGCAACATCTGGTCGGGCAGGAACCGATCATCCTGTTCATGGCGACGATCGGTCTGGCCTATTTCCTCGAAGGTCTGGGCGACGTGATGTGGGGCGCCGATATCAAGACGCTGGATGTCGGGCTGCCTCAGGGGATTTCTGAGAGCATCGAGACGGCGACGTATAACCTCTTCGGCTATGGCTTCTTCATCGACCGGCTGGATATCTGGGCCACGATCATCGCAGCGCTTCTGGTCGCGGCATTGGTGGCATTTTCGCAATACACCAAACAGGGCCGTGCAATGCGTGCTGTGGCGGACGACCATCAGGCGGCGCTGTCGGTCGGCATCTCGCTGCAATTCATCTGGATCATGGTCTGGTCCATCGCCGGGTTCGTCGCACTGGTCGCCGGGATCATGTGGGGCACGAAATCGGGCGTGCAGTTCTCGCTGTCGCTGATCGCGCTGAAGGCGCTGCCGGTGCTGATGCTGGGCGGTTTCACCTCGATCCCCGGCGCGATTGTCGGCGGGCTTATCATCGGTGTGGGCGAGAAGCTCTTCGAATTCTGGGTCGGCCCGCTGGTCGGCGGCGCGACGGAGAACTGGTTCGCCTATGTTCTGGCGCTGATCTTCCTCGTCTTCCGGCCCCAAGGCCTGTTCGGCGAGCGCATTATCGAGCGGGTGTGA
- a CDS encoding branched-chain amino acid ABC transporter permease → MFYREAGDFKTSYCDDGQTFPIKLDRMGYYVILGVAAMVVPFVINDYWASAVLLPFLIYAIASIGLNILTGYAGQVSLGTGGFMAVGAYAVYKLMTAFPEVSVLIHILLAGGITAMVGIAFGLPSLRIKGFYLAVATLAAQFFLVWLFNKVPWFYNYSASGQITAPERTVLGWAVTGPAASPAAKYLVCLLFVVFAAWVARNLTRGMVGRKWMAIRDMDIAAEIIGVNPLTAKLSAFGISSFFVGIAGALLFAVYLGAAEVTEAFGINKSFLVLFMVIIGGLGSIFGSFAGAAFLVLLPVLLKNLLVGALGWPTDLAAHIELMIVGALIIFFLIVEPHGLARLWQLVKEKLRLWPFPH, encoded by the coding sequence ATGTTCTATCGTGAGGCGGGCGATTTCAAGACGAGCTATTGCGACGATGGCCAGACCTTCCCGATCAAGCTGGACCGGATGGGATATTACGTCATCCTCGGTGTGGCGGCGATGGTGGTGCCCTTTGTCATCAATGATTACTGGGCAAGCGCGGTTCTGCTGCCGTTTCTGATCTACGCGATCGCCTCGATCGGGCTGAACATCCTGACCGGTTATGCCGGGCAGGTCAGCCTCGGGACGGGCGGGTTCATGGCGGTCGGGGCCTATGCGGTCTATAAGCTGATGACGGCGTTTCCCGAAGTCAGCGTCCTGATCCATATTCTGCTGGCGGGCGGGATCACCGCAATGGTCGGGATCGCCTTCGGGCTGCCGAGCCTGCGGATCAAGGGGTTTTACCTCGCCGTGGCGACACTGGCGGCGCAGTTCTTCCTTGTCTGGCTGTTCAACAAGGTGCCGTGGTTCTACAACTATTCGGCATCCGGTCAGATCACGGCACCTGAGCGGACCGTGCTTGGCTGGGCCGTGACCGGGCCTGCGGCATCTCCGGCGGCGAAATATCTGGTCTGCCTGCTGTTCGTGGTCTTCGCGGCCTGGGTGGCGCGCAATCTGACGCGCGGCATGGTCGGACGGAAATGGATGGCGATCCGGGATATGGATATTGCCGCCGAGATCATCGGGGTGAACCCGCTGACCGCCAAGCTGTCGGCATTCGGGATCAGCTCTTTCTTTGTCGGCATTGCCGGGGCGCTGCTGTTCGCCGTCTATCTGGGCGCTGCGGAAGTGACCGAGGCCTTCGGGATCAACAAGAGCTTCCTTGTGCTGTTCATGGTCATCATCGGCGGGCTCGGCTCCATCTTCGGCAGCTTCGCTGGCGCGGCCTTTCTGGTCCTGCTGCCGGTCCTGCTGAAAAACCTGCTGGTTGGCGCGCTTGGCTGGCCGACCGACCTGGCGGCGCATATCGAATTGATGATCGTCGGCGCGCTTATCATCTTTTTCCTCATCGTCGAACCGCACGGGCTGGCCCGGTTGTGGCAGCTGGTGAAGGAGAAACTGCGGCTGTGGCCGTTCCCGCATTAA
- a CDS encoding ABC transporter substrate-binding protein — protein sequence MKLKLAALAATSMMVAAPALADLVVPHLSYRTGAYGANGTQYADGFNDYFTLLNERDGGIGGEVIQVPECETAYNTEKGVECYESLKADGLVFNPLSTGITYQLIPKVAVDQKVLYTPGYGRTSAKNGTVFEWVFNAPANYWDGASVAIKYLLEENGGDLSGKKIALIYHNSAYGKEPIRTLTDLSAKHGFELSEIPVEAPGQEQKSQWLQIRRDKPDYVLMWGWGVMNQVAIQEAANIRFPMENFIGIWWAGSEIDVLPAGEGSNGYKAITFNGVGMDYPIYDDIKTYVLDTGKASQGGEHVGSAVYSRGMYAAVVIAEAIRKAQELAGTSAIDPSQLREGFENLQMTDERLAEIGLPDFGPAFEMTCENHGGNGMARIQQWDAAAKQWNLITDFMEPDNEVLDPLIAEDSTAYAEEAGITPRDC from the coding sequence ATGAAACTGAAACTCGCAGCACTGGCCGCAACCAGCATGATGGTGGCCGCCCCGGCACTGGCCGATCTGGTCGTCCCGCATCTGTCCTACCGGACCGGTGCATATGGCGCGAACGGCACGCAGTATGCCGACGGGTTCAACGATTATTTCACGCTCCTGAACGAACGCGATGGCGGCATCGGCGGCGAGGTGATCCAGGTGCCGGAATGCGAAACCGCCTATAACACCGAGAAGGGCGTCGAATGCTATGAATCGCTGAAGGCCGACGGGCTGGTGTTCAACCCGCTCTCGACCGGGATCACCTATCAGCTTATCCCCAAGGTCGCCGTTGACCAGAAGGTGCTCTACACCCCCGGCTATGGCCGGACCTCGGCCAAGAACGGCACCGTGTTCGAGTGGGTCTTCAACGCGCCCGCAAACTACTGGGACGGCGCTTCGGTGGCGATCAAGTATCTGCTGGAGGAAAACGGCGGCGATCTGAGCGGCAAGAAAATCGCGCTCATCTATCACAACTCCGCCTATGGCAAGGAGCCGATCCGCACCCTGACCGATCTGAGCGCGAAGCACGGTTTCGAACTGTCCGAAATCCCGGTCGAGGCACCGGGGCAGGAGCAGAAATCGCAATGGTTGCAGATCCGCCGTGACAAGCCGGATTATGTGCTGATGTGGGGCTGGGGCGTGATGAACCAGGTCGCCATTCAGGAAGCCGCGAACATCCGCTTCCCGATGGAGAATTTCATCGGCATCTGGTGGGCCGGCTCGGAGATCGACGTGCTGCCTGCGGGCGAGGGGTCGAACGGTTACAAGGCGATCACCTTCAACGGTGTCGGCATGGATTATCCGATCTATGACGACATCAAGACCTATGTGCTGGACACCGGCAAGGCCAGCCAGGGCGGCGAGCATGTCGGCTCCGCGGTTTATTCGCGCGGCATGTATGCGGCCGTGGTGATTGCTGAGGCGATCCGCAAGGCGCAGGAACTCGCCGGGACATCCGCCATCGATCCGTCGCAGCTTCGCGAAGGCTTCGAGAACCTGCAGATGACCGATGAGCGGCTGGCGGAGATCGGTCTGCCCGATTTCGGCCCGGCTTTCGAGATGACCTGCGAGAACCACGGCGGCAACGGTATGGCGCGCATCCAGCAATGGGACGCGGCGGCCAAGCAATGGAACCTGATCACCGACTTCATGGAGCCGGATAACGAGGTTCTCGACCCGCTGATTGCCGAAGATTCGACCGCCTATGCGGAAGAAGCCGGGATCACCCCGCGGGACTGCTGA
- a CDS encoding ABC transporter ATP-binding protein, which produces MLDSTPTQENLLEVNNIEVIYNHVILVLKGVSLSVPKGSITALLGGNGAGKTTTLKAISNLLASERGEVTKGSIVYRGDRVADLNPAALVKKGVIQVMEGRHCFEHLTVEENLLTGAYTRSDGAAVKQDLEMVYEYFPRLRERRKSQAGYTSGGEQQMVAMGRALMSRPETILLDEPSMGLAPQLVEQIFEIVKAVNEGEGVTFLLAEQNTNVALRFAHYGYILENGRVVMDGAAKELRENPDVKEFYLGMSDEGRKSFRDVRSYRRRKRWLS; this is translated from the coding sequence ATGCTGGACAGCACACCGACACAGGAAAACCTGCTCGAAGTGAACAATATCGAGGTGATCTATAATCACGTCATCCTCGTGCTGAAGGGCGTCAGCCTTTCGGTGCCCAAGGGCAGCATTACCGCGCTTCTGGGCGGCAATGGCGCGGGCAAGACGACGACGCTGAAGGCGATCTCCAATCTGCTGGCGTCGGAACGCGGCGAGGTGACCAAGGGCAGTATCGTCTATCGCGGCGACCGGGTTGCCGATCTGAACCCGGCAGCTCTGGTCAAGAAGGGCGTCATTCAGGTGATGGAAGGCCGCCACTGCTTCGAGCATCTGACGGTGGAGGAAAACCTGCTGACCGGCGCTTACACCCGCAGCGACGGTGCCGCGGTCAAGCAGGATCTGGAGATGGTCTACGAGTATTTCCCGCGTCTGCGTGAACGCCGGAAATCGCAGGCCGGGTATACGTCAGGCGGCGAGCAGCAGATGGTCGCCATGGGCCGCGCCCTGATGAGCCGGCCCGAAACGATCCTGCTGGACGAGCCGTCAATGGGGCTTGCCCCGCAATTGGTTGAACAGATTTTCGAGATCGTGAAGGCGGTCAATGAAGGGGAAGGGGTGACCTTCCTGCTGGCCGAGCAGAATACCAATGTCGCGCTGCGCTTTGCCCATTACGGCTATATTCTCGAAAATGGCCGGGTGGTGATGGACGGGGCAGCCAAGGAGTTGCGCGAGAACCCGGATGTGAAGGAATTCTATCTCGGCATGTCGGATGAGGGCCGCAAGAGCTTCCGCGACGTGCGCAGCTACCGCCGCCGCAAGCGTTGGCTGTCCTGA
- a CDS encoding phenylacetate--CoA ligase family protein, producing MPGFYDELETRSAEERAEWLGDALPAAIGRAKTAPALARLLRDVDPASVRDREALSRLPVIRKAELTEAQKKNPPFGGFATRLAAEFDHIFQSPGPIYEPGRRDADWWRLGRFLHAAGVGRGDIVQNCFAYHLTPAGMMFDSGARAVDAAVLPAGTGQTDLQVRAAADIGCTVYAGTPDFLKIILERADELGEALPITRATVAGGALFPSLREFYAARGISTLQCYATADLGNIAYETEAIDGMVVDEGVVVEIVRPGTGDPVADGEVGEVIVTTLNPDYPLVRFATGDLSAVLPGASPCGRTNMRIKGWMGRADQTTKIKGMFVRPEQVADFVSRHPEIARARVIADREGEMDAMTVQVESPRDANGEYAASVAEALKLKGRVEVVPPGTLPNDGLVIEDRRKYD from the coding sequence ATGCCGGGGTTTTACGACGAGCTTGAGACGCGCAGCGCCGAAGAACGCGCCGAGTGGCTGGGGGATGCGCTTCCGGCGGCGATAGGCCGCGCGAAAACCGCGCCCGCACTTGCGCGGTTGCTGCGCGATGTCGATCCGGCGTCGGTCCGGGACCGGGAGGCGCTGTCGCGGCTGCCGGTGATCCGCAAGGCCGAACTGACCGAGGCGCAGAAGAAAAACCCGCCCTTCGGTGGCTTCGCCACCCGCCTCGCAGCCGAGTTCGATCACATCTTTCAGTCCCCCGGCCCGATTTATGAGCCGGGTCGGCGTGACGCCGATTGGTGGCGGCTTGGCCGGTTCCTGCATGCGGCGGGCGTCGGTCGGGGCGACATCGTGCAGAATTGCTTTGCCTATCACCTGACCCCTGCCGGGATGATGTTCGATTCCGGTGCCCGTGCCGTCGATGCGGCGGTGCTGCCTGCCGGGACCGGGCAGACGGATTTGCAGGTCAGGGCGGCGGCGGATATCGGTTGTACGGTTTACGCCGGAACGCCCGATTTCTTGAAGATCATTCTCGAACGCGCGGACGAGTTGGGGGAGGCGCTGCCGATCACGCGCGCGACGGTTGCGGGCGGCGCGCTTTTCCCGTCCTTACGCGAATTTTATGCAGCGCGCGGAATTTCGACCCTGCAATGCTATGCAACGGCCGATCTCGGCAATATCGCCTACGAAACCGAGGCGATTGACGGGATGGTGGTTGACGAAGGCGTGGTGGTGGAAATCGTCCGCCCCGGCACCGGCGACCCGGTCGCGGATGGCGAGGTCGGCGAGGTGATCGTCACCACGCTCAACCCCGATTATCCGCTGGTGCGCTTCGCCACGGGCGATCTGTCGGCGGTCCTGCCGGGGGCCTCGCCCTGCGGGCGGACCAATATGCGCATCAAGGGCTGGATGGGCCGCGCCGATCAGACGACCAAGATCAAGGGCATGTTCGTGCGCCCGGAACAGGTCGCCGATTTCGTCTCCCGCCACCCCGAAATCGCCCGCGCCCGTGTGATCGCCGACCGGGAGGGGGAGATGGACGCGATGACGGTTCAGGTTGAAAGCCCGCGTGACGCCAATGGTGAATATGCGGCCTCAGTGGCCGAGGCGCTGAAACTGAAGGGCCGGGTCGAGGTGGTGCCGCCCGGAACCCTGCCCAATGATGGGCTGGTGATCGAGGACCGGCGCAAATACGACTGA
- the mutT gene encoding 8-oxo-dGTP diphosphatase MutT, producing the protein MKMVLVAAVALIDVDGRVLLAQRPEGKSMAGLWEFPGGKVEPGETPEAALIRELKEELAIDTHASCLAPLTFASHAYPDFHLLMPLFACRRWQGIPAPQEGQRLSWVHAKDLRKYEMPPADLPLIPILQDLL; encoded by the coding sequence ATGAAAATGGTGTTGGTCGCGGCGGTCGCGCTGATCGATGTCGATGGCCGGGTGCTGCTGGCGCAGCGGCCCGAAGGCAAGTCGATGGCGGGCCTTTGGGAATTCCCCGGCGGCAAGGTCGAGCCGGGGGAGACGCCGGAAGCCGCCCTGATCCGCGAATTGAAGGAGGAGCTGGCGATTGACACCCATGCCTCCTGCCTTGCCCCGCTGACATTTGCGAGCCATGCCTATCCGGATTTTCACCTGCTGATGCCGCTGTTCGCCTGCCGCCGCTGGCAGGGCATCCCCGCCCCGCAGGAGGGGCAGAGGCTCAGCTGGGTCCATGCGAAGGATCTGCGCAAATATGAGATGCCGCCAGCGGATCTGCCGCTGATCCCGATTTTGCAGGATCTGCTGTAG
- the argJ gene encoding bifunctional glutamate N-acetyltransferase/amino-acid acetyltransferase ArgJ → MAKGDSKGEKKKAGKKKSGEKKAAKLKASKVEKATKKSLKASKASAAKSGSVISPLAPAEFPALPVIAGVEFASAAAGVKYQGRTDVMLARLAPGTSVAGVFTRSSTRAACVLDCQQKLSGPQDTSQGAAIIVNSGNANAFTGAEGQKAVDQVTAAVAEAVAVPASRVFSSSTGVIGEPLPVSRITAVIGDLTARLDKNGAKAAADAIMTTDTFAKGAAATVETESGPIQIAGIAKGSGMIAPDMATMLVYIFTDAKISPAHLQKLLSKQVNDTFNAITVDSDTSTSDALILAATGKSPAAPIDDLRSKDARGFNKALGEVMLDLAQQVVMDGEGATKFVEVQVTGAENRRDAHKVAMAIANSPLVKTAIAGEDANWGRVVMAVGKSGAAADRDRLTIRFGDIVVAENGWRAPSYSEAEASAYMKRDRLVLGVDLGMGAFSRTVWTCDLTHRYIDINADYRS, encoded by the coding sequence ATGGCAAAGGGCGACAGCAAGGGCGAGAAGAAGAAGGCCGGAAAAAAGAAGAGCGGCGAGAAGAAAGCCGCCAAGCTCAAGGCGTCGAAGGTCGAGAAGGCCACGAAGAAATCTTTGAAAGCGTCGAAAGCATCTGCTGCAAAGAGCGGTTCGGTGATTTCGCCGCTGGCCCCGGCTGAGTTTCCCGCGCTTCCCGTGATCGCGGGGGTGGAGTTTGCTTCCGCCGCTGCGGGGGTGAAGTATCAGGGGCGCACCGACGTGATGCTCGCCCGGCTGGCGCCCGGTACGTCTGTGGCCGGGGTCTTCACCCGGTCATCGACGCGCGCCGCATGCGTGCTGGATTGTCAGCAAAAACTGTCTGGTCCGCAGGACACCAGCCAGGGCGCGGCGATCATCGTGAACTCCGGCAATGCCAACGCGTTCACTGGCGCGGAAGGTCAGAAAGCGGTCGATCAGGTGACGGCAGCGGTCGCGGAGGCCGTGGCCGTACCAGCAAGCCGGGTATTTTCATCCTCGACCGGGGTGATCGGGGAGCCGTTGCCGGTGTCGCGCATCACCGCCGTGATCGGCGACCTGACCGCCCGGCTGGACAAGAACGGTGCCAAAGCCGCAGCTGACGCGATCATGACGACCGACACCTTCGCCAAGGGGGCCGCCGCGACGGTCGAGACCGAAAGCGGGCCGATCCAGATTGCCGGGATCGCAAAAGGCTCCGGCATGATCGCCCCGGATATGGCAACGATGCTGGTCTATATCTTCACCGATGCGAAGATTTCACCGGCGCATCTGCAAAAGCTGCTGTCGAAGCAGGTCAACGATACCTTCAACGCGATCACGGTGGACAGCGACACGTCGACCTCCGACGCGCTGATCCTTGCCGCAACGGGCAAATCCCCGGCCGCGCCAATCGACGATCTGCGCTCGAAAGATGCGCGCGGCTTCAACAAGGCTCTGGGCGAGGTCATGCTCGATCTGGCCCAGCAGGTCGTCATGGACGGCGAAGGTGCCACGAAATTCGTCGAGGTGCAGGTGACCGGGGCTGAAAACCGCCGGGACGCGCATAAGGTCGCGATGGCGATTGCGAACTCCCCGCTGGTCAAGACCGCCATCGCGGGCGAGGACGCCAATTGGGGCCGCGTGGTCATGGCCGTCGGCAAATCGGGCGCGGCGGCGGACCGGGACCGGCTGACCATTCGCTTCGGCGATATCGTGGTCGCGGAAAACGGCTGGCGCGCGCCCTCCTATAGCGAGGCGGAGGCGAGTGCCTATATGAAGCGCGACCGGCTGGTGCTGGGCGTCGATCTGGGCATGGGCGCGTTCAGCCGCACCGTCTGGACCTGCGATCTGACCCATCGGTATATCGACATCAACGCCGATTACCGATCATAA
- a CDS encoding peptidylprolyl isomerase, whose translation MLKRTASAAALILALGTTPSLAQDADASTVVATVNGTEITLGEMAALRQNIPAEASAMPAEELWNLLLDEMIQQAAVASTAEGELTALDNANLANMRRDYLVRAAMERMADFEPTDEEIQAEYAKAFPADDPQVEYDADHILLESEEAANAVIEELANGTEFAVLAEERSTDPGSAQNGGDLGWFTLDRMVPEFSEAVGEMEPGTTSEAPVQSQFGWHVIKLNETRDVVPPTLEEIREPLIQQIRRERVSAEIERIAGEATIEKTEGLEPSLLDQDVLGIN comes from the coding sequence ATGTTGAAACGTACCGCCTCCGCTGCCGCACTGATCCTCGCCCTCGGCACCACGCCCTCGCTGGCACAGGATGCCGATGCCTCGACCGTTGTCGCAACCGTCAATGGCACCGAGATCACACTGGGCGAAATGGCGGCCCTGCGTCAGAATATCCCGGCGGAAGCCTCTGCCATGCCGGCGGAAGAGTTGTGGAACCTCCTGCTTGACGAGATGATCCAGCAAGCCGCCGTTGCCAGCACCGCGGAAGGGGAGCTGACCGCGCTCGACAACGCCAATCTCGCCAATATGCGCCGCGACTATCTGGTCCGTGCCGCAATGGAACGCATGGCGGATTTCGAGCCGACCGATGAAGAAATTCAGGCCGAATATGCCAAAGCCTTCCCAGCCGACGATCCGCAGGTCGAATATGATGCCGATCACATTCTGCTGGAATCCGAAGAGGCGGCGAATGCCGTGATCGAAGAACTCGCAAACGGCACCGAATTCGCCGTGCTGGCGGAAGAGCGTTCTACCGATCCCGGTTCGGCCCAGAATGGCGGCGATCTGGGCTGGTTCACGCTCGACCGGATGGTCCCGGAATTCAGCGAGGCGGTCGGCGAAATGGAACCCGGCACCACCTCGGAAGCGCCGGTCCAGTCGCAATTCGGCTGGCATGTCATCAAGCTGAACGAAACCCGCGACGTCGTCCCGCCGACGCTTGAGGAAATCCGCGAGCCGCTGATCCAGCAGATCCGCCGCGAACGCGTCAGCGCCGAGATCGAGCGCATTGCAGGCGAGGCCACGATCGAAAAGACCGAGGGGCTGGAGCCCAGCCTGCTCGATCAGGACGTATTGGGGATCAATTGA
- the secA gene encoding preprotein translocase subunit SecA, translating into MLGLGNIAKKVFGTPNDRKVKSVRPLVTKINNLEPEAEARSDEELIAKTRELQDRFQKGETLDVLLPEAFANCREAARRALGLRAFDTQLLGGIFLHQGNIAEMKTGEGKTLVATFPAYLNALSGRGVHIVTVNDYLAKRDAEWMGKVFAALGMKTGVVYPHQPDEEKRAAYQADVTYATNNELGFDYLRDNMKSSVEQMVQRDHYYAIVDEVDSILIDEARTPLIISGPSQDRSELYKSLNEFIPELTGEDFKVDEKTRNATFTEEGNEKLEHLLAAAGVLPPGQTLYDPESTTIVHHANQALRAHKLFQKDQNYIVQNGEVVLIDEFTGRMMKGRRLSDGLHQAIEAKEGVAIQPENVTLASVTFQNYFRLYEKLSGMTGTAATEAEEFADIYKLGVVEVPTNRPIARVDEHDRVYRTGDEKYAAVIEAIQEAHGKGQPILVGTTSIEKSEMLSQMLDKAGIKHNVLNARQHEQEAYIVAEAGKPGAVTIATNMAGRGTDIQLGGNVEMKVMQALDADPEANPDELRAKIEAEHAADKERVIGAGGLFVLATERHESRRIDNQLRGRSGRQGDPGRSLFFLSLEDDLMRIFGSERLDSVLSKLGMKEGEAIVHPWVNKSLERAQAKVEGRNFDIRKQLLKFDDVMNDQRKAIFSQRREIMDSEEVGEIAADMRHQVINDLVDQHMPARAYAEQWDTDGLNRAVAETLNMNLPVIDWAAEEGVDQETIGERLVEATDKYMAEKEETFGADTMRQIEKQILLQSIDQKWRDHLLTLEHLRSVVGFRGYAQRDPLSEYKTESFQLFEGLLDGLRSDVTQQLSRIRPLTDEEREQMLRQQQVQQQQAAQVDATPPRQTPDAGPGFDKDDPSTWGNLSRNDPCPCGSGMKYKHCHGKPV; encoded by the coding sequence ATGCTGGGTCTAGGTAATATTGCGAAGAAGGTCTTTGGGACGCCCAATGACCGCAAGGTGAAATCGGTGCGTCCGCTGGTGACGAAGATCAATAATCTTGAGCCGGAGGCCGAGGCCCGCTCTGACGAAGAGTTGATCGCAAAGACCCGCGAATTGCAGGATCGGTTCCAGAAAGGCGAGACGCTGGATGTGCTTTTGCCCGAAGCCTTCGCCAATTGCCGTGAGGCGGCGCGCCGTGCGCTTGGGCTCAGGGCCTTCGATACCCAGCTTCTGGGCGGGATTTTCCTGCATCAGGGCAATATTGCGGAGATGAAAACGGGTGAGGGCAAAACCCTCGTCGCGACCTTCCCGGCCTATCTGAACGCGCTGTCGGGGCGTGGCGTCCATATCGTCACCGTCAACGATTATCTGGCCAAGCGGGACGCCGAATGGATGGGCAAGGTGTTCGCCGCACTGGGCATGAAAACCGGGGTGGTTTATCCGCACCAGCCGGATGAGGAGAAACGCGCCGCCTATCAGGCCGATGTGACCTACGCGACGAATAACGAACTGGGCTTCGACTATCTGCGCGACAATATGAAATCCAGCGTCGAACAGATGGTGCAGCGCGATCACTACTACGCCATCGTTGACGAGGTCGACTCGATCCTCATTGATGAGGCGCGGACGCCGCTGATCATCTCCGGCCCGTCTCAGGACCGCAGCGAATTGTACAAGTCGCTGAACGAATTCATCCCCGAACTGACCGGGGAAGACTTCAAGGTCGACGAAAAGACCCGTAATGCGACCTTCACGGAGGAGGGGAACGAGAAGCTGGAACATCTTCTCGCCGCTGCGGGCGTGTTGCCGCCGGGCCAGACGCTGTATGATCCGGAATCCACAACCATCGTGCATCACGCCAACCAGGCCTTGCGGGCGCATAAGCTGTTCCAGAAGGATCAGAACTATATCGTCCAGAATGGCGAGGTTGTGCTGATCGACGAATTCACCGGCCGGATGATGAAGGGCCGCCGCCTGTCTGACGGTCTGCATCAGGCGATCGAAGCGAAAGAAGGCGTGGCGATCCAGCCGGAAAACGTGACGCTGGCCAGCGTGACCTTCCAGAATTACTTCCGCCTTTACGAAAAGCTGTCCGGCATGACCGGCACTGCGGCAACCGAGGCCGAGGAATTCGCCGATATCTACAAGCTCGGCGTGGTCGAGGTGCCGACCAACCGCCCGATTGCGCGGGTTGACGAGCATGACCGCGTTTATCGGACTGGCGATGAAAAATACGCCGCCGTTATCGAGGCGATTCAGGAAGCGCATGGAAAAGGCCAGCCGATCCTTGTCGGGACCACCAGCATCGAGAAATCGGAAATGTTGTCACAGATGCTGGACAAGGCTGGCATCAAGCACAACGTCCTGAACGCCCGCCAGCACGAGCAGGAAGCCTATATCGTCGCCGAAGCCGGCAAGCCCGGTGCTGTGACGATTGCGACGAACATGGCCGGTCGCGGCACCGATATTCAGCTTGGCGGCAATGTCGAGATGAAGGTGATGCAGGCGCTCGACGCCGATCCGGAAGCGAACCCCGACGAGCTGCGCGCGAAGATCGAGGCGGAACATGCCGCCGACAAGGAGCGCGTGATCGGCGCGGGCGGGCTGTTTGTTCTGGCGACCGAGCGCCACGAATCCCGCCGCATCGACAACCAGCTTCGCGGCCGCTCGGGCCGTCAGGGCGATCCGGGCCGTTCGCTGTTCTTCCTGTCGCTTGAGGACGATCTGATGCGGATCTTCGGGTCGGAGCGGCTGGACTCCGTGCTGTCCAAGCTGGGCATGAAGGAAGGCGAGGCCATCGTTCACCCGTGGGTGAACAAATCGCTGGAACGCGCACAGGCGAAGGTCGAGGGCCGCAACTTCGACATCCGCAAGCAGTTGCTGAAATTCGACGACGTGATGAACGACCAGCGGAAGGCGATCTTCAGCCAGCGCCGCGAGATCATGGACAGCGAGGAGGTCGGCGAGATCGCCGCCGATATGCGCCATCAGGTCATCAACGATCTGGTCGATCAGCACATGCCCGCCCGCGCCTATGCGGAGCAGTGGGATACGGACGGGCTCAACCGGGCCGTGGCCGAGACGCTGAACATGAACCTGCCGGTCATCGACTGGGCGGCGGAAGAGGGCGTCGATCAGGAGACCATTGGCGAGCGTCTGGTCGAAGCCACGGACAAATATATGGCCGAGAAGGAAGAAACCTTCGGCGCCGATACGATGCGGCAGATCGAAAAGCAGATCCTTCTGCAGTCCATCGATCAGAAATGGCGCGACCACCTGCTGACGCTTGAGCATCTGCGCTCTGTGGTTGGCTTCCGCGGCTACGCGCAGCGTGACCCGCTGTCGGAATACAAGACCGAGAGCTTCCAGCTTTTCGAGGGTCTTCTCGATGGGCTGCGAAGCGACGTCACCCAGCAACTCTCGCGTATTCGCCCGCTGACGGATGAAGAACGCGAACAGATGCTGCGCCAGCAGCAGGTCCAGCAACAGCAGGCAGCACAGGTAGATGCCACGCCGCCCCGCCAAACGCCGGATGCCGGGCCGGGCTTCGACAAGGACGACCCATCCACATGGGGCAACCTGTCGCGCAACGATCCCTGCCCCTGCGGTTCGGGCATGAAATACAAACATTGCCACGGCAAGCCGGTCTGA